The sequence CGATTAGTGGTTGTCCGGTGTCGACGGTTTGGCCTTCTTTGATGAGGATTTTCTTTACTACTCCGTCTTTTGGTGCTGGGATTTCGTTTTCCATTTTCATTGCCTCGAGGATGAGTAGTCCTTGGCCGGTTT comes from Thermococcus sp. LS1 and encodes:
- a CDS encoding biotin/lipoyl-containing protein, which encodes TGQGLLILEAMKMENEIPAPKDGVVKKILIKEGQTVDTGQPLIELQ